One Pseudomonadota bacterium DNA window includes the following coding sequences:
- a CDS encoding AAA family ATPase, giving the protein MHGSDVEQLEQLLHAHFPVLVLESDEEERCLSLIALAAGHCRLGAQRWSIASGFQPLKTGQFASRPLSLQGEDAPLTELPDRDPEQALDAAATRFQDTVIVLLDFHPYFESPRVVRLLKELALSANRQGNKIVLLSHAVPVPPEVQKLTAPFTVSLPTAQHIEELIEREVKLHKIREKTPEVAIDPKAKSLLVRNLTGITYTDAERLVRNAIQTDDAITQSDLAEVMRAKYDLISKDGALSFEYDTRDFDDIGGFSYLKNWLNTRKHAIIGNDPSADRPKGMMLLGVQGCGKSLCARAVAGQLGVPLIRFDIGAVYNKFIGESERNIRELLRSADVLAPCVLWIDEIEKAISGGQDNTGASQRVLGTLLSWMQENTRGVFIVATANDVTRLPPEIMRKGRLDEVFFVDLPTHDARKAIVAAVLARRALPADGFDLDQIAAHSDGFSGAEIEQAIVSANYSIGSGDTLMTVDVVTELGRTQPLSVLRRNAVGELRAWAHERTVDADRGPNRPDLAA; this is encoded by the coding sequence ATGCATGGCAGCGACGTCGAGCAGCTCGAGCAGCTCCTGCACGCCCACTTTCCCGTGCTGGTGCTCGAGAGTGACGAGGAAGAGCGCTGTCTGTCGCTGATTGCGCTCGCTGCTGGCCACTGCCGCCTGGGTGCGCAACGCTGGTCGATTGCCTCTGGCTTCCAGCCGCTCAAGACCGGCCAGTTTGCTTCGCGGCCGCTGTCGCTGCAGGGCGAGGACGCCCCGTTGACCGAGCTGCCGGACCGCGACCCGGAGCAGGCGCTCGACGCCGCGGCGACGCGCTTCCAGGACACCGTGATCGTGCTGCTCGACTTCCACCCCTACTTCGAGAGCCCGCGCGTGGTCCGATTGCTCAAGGAGCTCGCACTCTCGGCCAACCGGCAGGGCAACAAGATCGTACTGTTGAGCCACGCCGTGCCCGTGCCGCCGGAGGTGCAGAAGCTCACCGCGCCGTTCACGGTGTCGCTGCCGACAGCTCAGCACATCGAAGAGCTGATCGAGCGCGAGGTCAAACTGCACAAGATCCGCGAGAAAACCCCGGAGGTCGCGATCGACCCCAAGGCGAAATCGCTGCTGGTGCGCAACCTGACCGGCATCACCTACACCGACGCCGAACGGCTCGTGCGCAACGCGATTCAAACCGACGACGCCATCACGCAATCGGACCTCGCCGAGGTGATGCGCGCGAAGTACGACCTGATCAGCAAGGACGGCGCGCTCTCCTTCGAGTACGACACCCGCGACTTCGACGACATCGGCGGCTTCAGCTACCTCAAGAACTGGCTCAACACCCGAAAGCACGCGATCATCGGCAACGACCCGAGCGCCGATCGCCCGAAAGGCATGATGCTGCTCGGTGTCCAGGGTTGTGGTAAGAGCCTCTGCGCCAGGGCCGTTGCCGGACAGCTCGGCGTGCCACTGATCCGCTTCGATATCGGCGCGGTGTACAACAAGTTCATCGGCGAGAGTGAGCGCAACATCCGCGAGCTCCTGCGCAGCGCCGACGTCCTCGCGCCGTGCGTGCTGTGGATCGACGAGATCGAGAAAGCAATCAGCGGCGGCCAGGACAACACCGGCGCGTCCCAGCGCGTGCTCGGCACGCTGTTGTCGTGGATGCAAGAGAACACCCGCGGGGTGTTCATCGTCGCGACCGCCAACGACGTGACGCGCCTGCCGCCGGAGATCATGCGCAAGGGCCGCCTCGACGAGGTGTTCTTCGTCGACCTGCCGACGCACGACGCCCGCAAGGCGATTGTCGCCGCCGTGTTGGCGCGCCGCGCGCTCCCCGCAGACGGCTTCGACCTCGATCAGATCGCCGCCCACAGCGACGGGTTCTCGGGCGCTGAGATCGAGCAGGCGATCGTGTCAGCGAATTACAGCATTGGCTCTGGCGACACGCTCATGACCGTTGACGTGGTCACTGAGCTCGGCCGCACCCAACCGCTGTCGGTGTTGCGCCGCAACGCCGTCGGTGAGCTGCGCGCCTGGGCCCACGAGCGCACCGTCGACGCCGACCGC